One window of the Labilibaculum sp. genome contains the following:
- a CDS encoding phosphopentomutase — translation MIPKIERATIVVLDSAGVGYLPDAEEFGDVGSNTFGNIAKHCNGINLPNMQKLGLGNLTDIVGVASCNNTNGAYGKAAEASKGKDTTTGHWEIAGVKLERAFPTYANGFSEKTIQLFEERTGRKVIANKPASGTAILDEYGEEQMKTGNWIVYTSADPVFQIAAHEEIIPLEELYRACEIALEICSEHEPVARVIARPYLGSGEGNFARTANRHDYSVTPPAPTVLDRLSESGLDVIGIGKTKDIFAGQGITDSRGTNKDNEDGINKTLIALKEDSKGLIFTNLVDFDMMFGHRRNPEGYKAALEEFDCYLPQIQANLKDDEILILTADHGCDPTYPGTDHTREYIPIMVFGKNIKQNVDLGTRTSFTDIAATIEELLLGNKVEGSFAKELYN, via the coding sequence ATGATTCCTAAAATAGAACGCGCTACAATTGTGGTGCTGGATAGCGCTGGCGTTGGATATTTACCAGATGCTGAAGAATTTGGAGATGTTGGCTCCAATACATTTGGAAATATTGCCAAACATTGTAATGGTATTAATTTACCAAATATGCAGAAACTAGGTCTTGGCAACCTTACTGACATTGTAGGTGTTGCATCATGCAACAACACAAACGGAGCCTACGGAAAGGCTGCCGAAGCTTCCAAGGGAAAAGATACAACAACCGGTCACTGGGAGATTGCAGGAGTTAAGCTGGAACGTGCTTTCCCTACCTATGCGAATGGATTTTCAGAAAAAACCATTCAATTATTTGAAGAAAGAACCGGCAGAAAAGTAATAGCTAACAAGCCTGCTTCAGGAACTGCTATTCTTGACGAATACGGAGAAGAGCAAATGAAAACTGGGAACTGGATTGTATATACTTCTGCCGATCCTGTTTTTCAGATTGCTGCTCACGAAGAAATTATTCCTTTGGAAGAATTGTACCGGGCCTGTGAAATCGCTTTGGAAATTTGCTCCGAACATGAACCTGTAGCGCGTGTAATTGCACGTCCGTACCTGGGAAGCGGTGAAGGAAATTTTGCCAGAACAGCAAATCGTCACGATTATTCTGTTACGCCACCCGCTCCTACTGTTCTCGATCGCCTAAGCGAAAGCGGATTGGATGTTATCGGTATTGGTAAAACAAAAGATATTTTTGCAGGGCAAGGAATTACCGACTCCCGCGGAACCAATAAGGATAATGAGGATGGAATCAACAAAACTCTGATTGCTTTAAAAGAAGATTCAAAAGGTTTGATCTTCACGAATCTCGTCGATTTTGATATGATGTTTGGACATCGTAGAAATCCGGAAGGATATAAAGCTGCTTTGGAGGAATTTGATTGTTATTTGCCACAAATTCAGGCAAATTTAAAGGACGATGAAATTTTAATTCTGACTGCCGATCACGGATGTGATCCCACTTACCCTGGAACTGATCACACAAGAGAGTACATTCCAATAATGGTGTTTGGTAAAAATATCAAACAAAATGTTGATTTGGGAACCAGAACCTCTTTTACTGATATTGCTGCTACTATTGAAGAACTTTTATTGGGGAATAAGGTAGAAGGCAGTTTTGCAAAAGAACTTTACAATTAG
- a CDS encoding transglutaminase-like domain-containing protein, with amino-acid sequence MRKISILLLSLIFFWGCSDVHFIKDNVVRVKVSKRFEERKKIASNRSDELFSVFQENITTKENEALQFLYAYMPLCDLADYNGDFFLKQVRSSFEARESFEWGKQVPDELFRHFVLPYRVNNENLDSARWVFLKELKPRLKGMSMKEAVLEVNHWCHEKVNYAPTDSRTSGPLSIVRTSWGRCGEESTFTVTALRSVGIPARQVYTPRWAHSDDNHAWVEVWTDGKWSYLGACEPEPDLNMGWFTEPARRAMLVHTKVFGDFEGDYEVVKRSDNFTEINVVENYADVKKIYVQVFDRSGNSVENAKVDFGLYNYAEFYPIASKSTDSNGLAFLTTGLGDLMIWAGKEGEYAGRKINVRQTDTLRLELGRGFYGEQIADLNMVPPVEKDPYSVDESKKKQNDIRLSYEDSMRMQYRTTFIDSVTACKLAEEKSLDNETVWNCFKKSQGNWKEIQKFIESTSAGNSAFALDLLDLIADKDLRDTRSEILEDHLNNTIEKYRLQDYDSKELYLKYVLNPRISNECLIAYRGYLQKAFQDKFTGERSEIVEQIKQWILDEIQITEEENYYNLPITPKGVYELRISNAESRDVLFVALCRSLGIPSRLEPAEKTPQYFDGKEWLNVYFEKQIVNQPITGFLMLNKTAKDFDPAYYMHFTIGKMIDGVYESLDYGWDSKLSDLPSKLELEVGKYRLVTGKRGADGTVYAHLNHFEIKKDETSRINLVFRDPKLESKLLGHLNMDRKLINDSGEEVSLKSLGNKGRILLMWLEPGKEPTRHLMEEFKDVKMRYKEWDGNIIVLQTEEIAAENFSEAFFANMPSNYKLCKDNNNELIALAKKELGVSGKIEKPLILVLNSGGDIKFSSRGYKIGIHEHVLKVLEE; translated from the coding sequence ATGAGGAAGATTTCTATCCTTCTGCTTAGTCTCATTTTCTTTTGGGGCTGTTCCGATGTACATTTTATCAAAGACAATGTGGTTCGTGTAAAAGTTTCCAAGCGATTCGAAGAACGAAAAAAAATTGCATCTAATCGATCCGATGAACTTTTCTCAGTATTTCAAGAAAATATTACTACCAAAGAAAATGAAGCATTGCAGTTTTTATATGCTTACATGCCTTTGTGCGATTTAGCCGATTACAATGGCGATTTCTTCTTAAAACAAGTCAGATCTTCGTTTGAGGCCAGAGAAAGTTTTGAGTGGGGAAAGCAGGTGCCGGATGAATTGTTTCGCCATTTTGTATTACCATATCGTGTTAATAATGAAAACCTGGATTCGGCCCGATGGGTATTTCTTAAAGAGTTGAAACCAAGACTAAAAGGCATGTCGATGAAAGAGGCAGTGCTGGAAGTGAATCATTGGTGTCATGAGAAAGTAAATTACGCGCCGACAGATAGCCGCACAAGCGGGCCTCTTAGCATTGTGAGAACATCTTGGGGAAGATGCGGTGAAGAATCCACATTTACGGTTACAGCTTTGCGATCTGTAGGTATTCCTGCCAGACAGGTTTATACGCCACGTTGGGCACATAGCGATGATAATCATGCTTGGGTGGAAGTTTGGACGGATGGGAAATGGTCATACTTAGGTGCTTGTGAACCAGAACCAGATTTAAATATGGGTTGGTTTACCGAACCTGCCCGCAGGGCAATGCTGGTTCATACCAAAGTGTTTGGTGATTTTGAGGGAGATTATGAAGTTGTAAAGCGTTCAGATAATTTCACTGAGATTAATGTGGTGGAAAACTACGCTGATGTGAAGAAAATTTATGTGCAGGTCTTCGATCGATCAGGAAACTCAGTTGAAAATGCAAAAGTAGATTTTGGATTGTATAACTATGCTGAGTTTTATCCAATTGCCAGTAAAAGTACCGATTCTAATGGGTTGGCTTTCCTAACTACAGGCTTGGGTGATTTAATGATTTGGGCTGGTAAAGAAGGAGAGTATGCTGGCAGGAAAATCAACGTAAGGCAAACCGATACTCTTCGTTTGGAATTAGGACGTGGTTTTTACGGAGAGCAAATTGCCGATTTAAATATGGTTCCTCCGGTAGAGAAAGATCCTTATTCGGTTGATGAGAGTAAAAAGAAGCAAAATGATATTCGCTTGTCTTATGAAGACAGTATGCGAATGCAATATAGAACCACATTTATAGATTCAGTCACGGCCTGTAAATTAGCTGAGGAGAAATCTTTGGATAATGAAACCGTCTGGAATTGCTTTAAGAAAAGTCAAGGAAATTGGAAAGAGATTCAAAAATTTATAGAATCAACATCTGCTGGAAATAGTGCTTTTGCATTAGATCTTCTTGATTTAATTGCTGATAAGGATTTACGTGATACCCGATCTGAAATATTGGAAGATCATTTGAATAATACGATTGAAAAATACAGGTTACAAGATTACGATTCCAAGGAGCTTTATTTGAAATATGTTTTGAATCCAAGAATCAGCAATGAGTGTTTAATTGCTTACCGCGGATACTTGCAAAAGGCGTTTCAAGATAAATTTACCGGCGAGCGATCTGAGATAGTTGAGCAAATTAAACAATGGATTTTAGATGAAATACAAATCACCGAAGAGGAGAATTATTACAATTTGCCAATTACTCCAAAGGGTGTTTATGAGCTGAGAATCTCAAATGCGGAGTCGCGTGATGTATTGTTTGTTGCTCTTTGCAGAAGTTTGGGAATTCCTTCGCGTTTGGAGCCAGCAGAAAAAACACCGCAGTATTTCGATGGCAAAGAATGGTTGAATGTTTACTTCGAAAAACAAATAGTTAATCAGCCAATTACGGGTTTTCTGATGTTGAATAAAACTGCAAAGGATTTTGATCCGGCTTATTATATGCATTTTACAATCGGAAAAATGATTGATGGTGTTTATGAAAGTCTTGATTATGGCTGGGATTCTAAATTATCTGATTTGCCTTCAAAACTGGAATTGGAAGTCGGGAAATATAGATTGGTAACAGGCAAACGTGGCGCTGATGGAACCGTTTATGCTCATTTAAATCATTTTGAGATCAAGAAAGATGAGACCTCTAGAATTAATTTGGTGTTTAGGGATCCAAAACTTGAGAGTAAATTACTCGGTCATTTGAATATGGATAGGAAGCTTATTAATGATAGTGGGGAAGAAGTAAGCCTTAAATCATTAGGAAACAAAGGAAGAATTCTGCTGATGTGGCTGGAGCCGGGAAAAGAACCAACCCGACATTTAATGGAAGAGTTTAAGGACGTGAAAATGCGGTACAAAGAATGGGATGGGAATATTATTGTTTTGCAGACTGAGGAAATAGCTGCGGAGAATTTCTCAGAAGCTTTTTTTGCCAATATGCCGTCCAATTATAAGTTGTGTAAAGACAATAATAATGAACTGATTGCATTGGCTAAAAAGGAGCTGGGTGTTTCTGGTAAAATTGAAAAGCCACTAATTTTGGTTCTAAATTCCGGTGGTGATATTAAATTCTCTTCACGCGGATATAAAATTGGGATTCATGAGCATGTGCTCAAAGTTTTGGAAGAATAA
- a CDS encoding copper homeostasis protein CutC, whose translation MKTSLLEICCYSVQSAIIAEQSGADRIELCAGVHEGGTTPSASCIKITKESVRIPVHVIIRPRGADFCYSDIEFECMKLDIKNCKQNGVNGIVSGVLLSDGSIDLERTKELIDLAKPMNFTFHRAFDMVKDYFKALEQLIEMGADRILTSGGEQTAELGKDLLKDLLEKASGRIVIMPGSGINHENILSLKNSTGAREFHCSAKSLVRGKMEYQNPKIAMGGEENVPEFEFYEADSEKIRKIADILKAED comes from the coding sequence ATGAAAACATCTCTACTCGAAATATGTTGTTACTCTGTTCAATCAGCGATTATAGCAGAACAGTCTGGTGCAGATCGAATTGAATTGTGTGCTGGCGTTCATGAAGGAGGAACTACTCCCAGTGCTTCGTGTATCAAAATAACTAAAGAATCAGTTCGTATTCCTGTGCATGTAATTATCAGACCTCGAGGAGCCGATTTCTGCTATTCTGATATTGAGTTTGAGTGTATGAAACTCGATATAAAAAACTGCAAACAAAATGGGGTAAATGGTATTGTTTCTGGTGTTTTACTTTCTGATGGAAGTATTGATTTGGAAAGAACTAAGGAACTTATTGATTTGGCAAAACCAATGAATTTCACTTTTCACAGAGCTTTTGATATGGTGAAGGATTATTTTAAAGCTTTGGAACAATTAATAGAGATGGGAGCCGATCGAATTCTCACATCCGGAGGAGAGCAAACTGCCGAATTGGGTAAAGATTTACTGAAAGATTTGCTTGAAAAAGCAAGTGGACGGATAGTGATCATGCCGGGAAGTGGAATCAATCATGAAAATATTTTGAGCTTGAAAAATAGTACTGGAGCTAGAGAATTTCATTGTTCTGCAAAGTCTTTGGTGAGAGGTAAAATGGAATATCAGAATCCTAAAATTGCAATGGGAGGTGAAGAAAATGTACCTGAATTTGAATTTTACGAGGCAGATTCCGAGAAAATTCGTAAAATTGCAGACATCCTAAAAGCCGAGGACTAA
- a CDS encoding two-component regulator propeller domain-containing protein — protein sequence MTRSKLILFIVGLFCNLTLFSQQNNIRFKRITINEGLSLSSVYCIFQDSKGFMWFGTEDGLNRYDGKNFTIYRSNPENTNSISYKWIEQIIEDNSGNLWFGSRGGLTRFNPVTEIFTQYRGIEPNRQLSNDTITHLFEDHSNRLWIGSLKGITCINTKLGMIEKNEYAKGLNSKINCFLADNNNFWVGSELGLFYYEFEKQSFKEIELPKSDSRWNVTSLVRTDKYLWVGTNNGLLSISRDSLTEDSHNFLSGLHIENISSDSANGLWVATNKALFRKDHSSENFQKAISSFEVTNSLSINTNKPILKSNSEEIWFGTFGSGIYRINPSTNQTSHYTNNSADPQSLSENSINCIYEDRNGIIWIGTFGAGISIYDPQSHKFELLKNNPLSENSLISNFVWSAWEDHNGDLWIGTNNKGISKYIVKRDSFVHYDVRESDNYPYSTIRKVLEDRKNNIWIGTDGEGLFKLNPLTGNKTQYKHIPNDSTSLCDNSVRVIFEDSEGIIWVGTRGGLNRYHEKNHNFTQYKHIEGNTESLSNNFIYSTIYEDSKGLLWIGTYGGGLNIYDKKTNTFKSYQYNENTKDGLSDNVVFSVYEDINGKFWLGTNNKLNCFDAQTGIFSHFGTKEGLPNNVIYGILPDNFGNLWLSTNNGICRFSTQDYSVKNFTVDDGLQSKEFNGGAFHRGKSGKLYFGGVYGLNVIDPNLNLIEERRYNIVLTKLEIHGQEVLVDHSTNKNSNNLIHYSKETDSYYLKKSIAYTDSIELDYDYRFFSIEFSSLSSYSSDKINYTYRLQGLEQKWVNFGNRNYVSYSNLSPGEYIFQVKAQNQDGQWSEHPKELFIEIFPPFYLTWWFILIEIIIGTIITIFIYRFLLNTRTNKLLIQQNERISSTNLQLKELIATKDKFFRIISHDLKNPFTSLLSISEMIQENYDLVEDEEKRTGIQKIHESVKHIYTLLENLLTWSKSQTNKIDFHAEIFNLTDLVEQSICLYKASADKKEIKIVMLNSEKNLAFADQNMCSLIVRNLINNAIKFSEPKSQIEIDIQDKNDFLEVQIIDHGIGIAKENIDKLFRIDLKYKSTGTAGEKGTGLGLLLCKEFAEANGGKIWVESTFGEGSTFYLRIPQSK from the coding sequence ATGACCAGATCGAAACTGATTCTATTTATTGTTGGGCTATTTTGTAATCTCACCCTTTTTTCACAGCAAAATAATATTCGATTCAAAAGAATTACCATCAACGAAGGTCTGTCTCTGAGCTCTGTTTACTGTATTTTTCAAGACTCAAAAGGATTTATGTGGTTTGGAACAGAAGATGGCTTGAATCGTTACGATGGTAAAAACTTCACAATTTACAGAAGTAATCCTGAAAACACCAATAGTATTTCCTACAAATGGATCGAACAGATAATTGAAGATAATTCTGGAAATTTATGGTTTGGCTCAAGAGGTGGATTGACCCGATTTAATCCGGTAACAGAAATTTTCACACAGTACAGAGGCATCGAACCTAACCGCCAGTTAAGCAACGACACAATTACACATCTATTTGAAGACCATAGCAATCGATTGTGGATAGGCAGTCTAAAAGGAATTACCTGCATCAATACAAAACTGGGAATGATTGAGAAGAATGAATATGCCAAAGGTTTAAATTCAAAGATCAATTGCTTTCTTGCCGACAATAATAACTTTTGGGTCGGCTCTGAACTCGGACTTTTTTATTATGAGTTTGAAAAGCAATCATTCAAAGAAATAGAACTTCCTAAGTCTGACTCAAGGTGGAATGTAACAAGTCTTGTAAGAACCGATAAATATTTATGGGTTGGCACCAACAATGGTTTACTTTCCATTTCAAGAGATTCGCTGACCGAAGATTCACATAACTTTTTAAGCGGACTGCATATAGAAAACATTTCGTCCGACTCGGCAAATGGCTTATGGGTAGCTACCAATAAAGCTCTATTCAGAAAAGATCACTCTTCTGAAAATTTCCAGAAAGCAATAAGCTCGTTCGAGGTAACTAACAGTCTTTCGATAAATACAAACAAACCAATATTAAAAAGCAACAGTGAAGAAATCTGGTTTGGTACATTTGGTTCAGGCATATATAGGATTAATCCATCAACCAATCAAACATCACACTATACAAACAATTCTGCAGATCCTCAAAGTTTATCGGAAAACTCAATAAACTGTATTTACGAAGATAGAAATGGAATTATTTGGATTGGAACATTTGGTGCCGGAATCAGCATCTATGACCCCCAATCACATAAATTTGAACTCCTTAAAAACAATCCTTTAAGTGAAAACAGTTTAATCAGCAACTTTGTGTGGTCTGCATGGGAAGATCACAATGGAGACCTGTGGATTGGAACAAACAACAAAGGGATTTCAAAATACATCGTAAAAAGGGATAGTTTTGTTCATTACGATGTGCGGGAATCAGATAATTATCCCTATTCGACAATACGAAAAGTACTTGAAGACAGGAAAAATAATATTTGGATAGGAACAGATGGGGAAGGATTATTCAAACTAAACCCCCTAACAGGTAATAAAACTCAATACAAACACATACCAAACGACAGCACCTCTCTTTGTGATAATTCTGTTCGGGTAATTTTTGAAGACAGTGAAGGAATTATTTGGGTTGGAACCCGGGGAGGATTGAATCGTTACCATGAAAAAAACCACAATTTCACGCAATACAAACACATAGAAGGTAATACCGAAAGCTTGTCGAACAACTTTATTTATTCAACAATATATGAGGATTCGAAAGGCCTGTTATGGATCGGCACATACGGTGGTGGTTTAAATATTTACGATAAAAAAACCAACACATTTAAAAGTTATCAATACAACGAAAATACGAAAGATGGTCTGTCGGACAATGTTGTTTTCTCTGTTTACGAAGACATAAATGGCAAATTTTGGCTTGGAACAAACAATAAATTAAATTGTTTTGATGCCCAAACAGGTATATTTTCTCATTTTGGCACGAAGGAAGGTTTACCCAACAATGTTATTTATGGAATATTACCTGATAATTTTGGAAACCTCTGGCTGAGTACGAATAATGGAATTTGCAGATTTTCAACACAAGACTACTCAGTAAAAAACTTTACGGTTGATGATGGATTACAAAGCAAAGAATTTAACGGAGGAGCTTTTCATAGAGGCAAAAGTGGTAAATTATATTTTGGAGGCGTTTATGGTTTAAATGTTATTGATCCGAATTTAAATTTAATTGAGGAAAGACGTTACAATATTGTTCTAACCAAACTCGAAATACACGGACAGGAAGTTCTCGTTGATCACTCCACAAATAAAAATTCCAATAATCTAATTCATTACTCAAAAGAAACTGATTCCTATTATCTCAAAAAAAGTATAGCCTACACGGATAGTATTGAGCTGGATTACGATTACCGATTCTTCTCCATCGAATTTTCGTCTTTATCCTCTTATTCTTCAGACAAAATAAACTACACCTATCGGCTGCAGGGTCTTGAACAAAAGTGGGTTAATTTTGGAAATAGAAACTATGTTTCCTACTCAAATCTTTCTCCCGGGGAATACATTTTTCAGGTTAAAGCTCAAAATCAAGATGGACAATGGAGTGAACATCCGAAAGAACTGTTCATTGAAATATTTCCTCCATTTTACCTGACATGGTGGTTTATTCTAATCGAAATAATAATTGGAACCATAATTACAATTTTTATTTACCGATTTCTGCTTAATACCAGAACCAATAAATTACTAATTCAACAAAATGAAAGAATCAGCAGCACAAATCTGCAATTAAAAGAATTGATTGCCACAAAAGACAAGTTCTTTCGAATCATTTCTCACGATTTAAAAAATCCATTTACAAGTCTGCTTTCAATAAGTGAAATGATTCAGGAAAATTATGATTTAGTAGAAGATGAGGAAAAAAGAACAGGGATTCAAAAAATTCATGAATCGGTAAAACACATTTATACCTTGCTGGAAAATCTATTGACATGGTCAAAATCACAAACAAATAAAATTGATTTTCATGCTGAAATATTTAACCTGACAGATTTGGTTGAGCAGTCAATTTGTTTGTATAAGGCATCTGCAGACAAGAAAGAAATCAAAATTGTTATGCTTAATTCAGAAAAAAATCTTGCTTTTGCTGATCAAAATATGTGCAGCTTAATTGTTAGAAATCTCATTAACAATGCAATAAAATTCTCAGAGCCAAAAAGTCAGATTGAGATTGACATACAAGATAAAAATGACTTTCTGGAAGTTCAAATTATAGATCATGGTATTGGCATTGCCAAGGAAAATATTGATAAACTTTTCCGTATCGATTTAAAATACAAATCAACAGGAACTGCCGGCGAAAAAGGAACAGGATTAGGCCTTTTGCTATGCAAAGAATTTGCCGAAGCGAATGGAGGTAAAATTTGGGTTGAAAGCACCTTTGGCGAAGGAAGTACATTTTACCTGCGCATTCCTCAGTCAAAATAA
- the nadA gene encoding quinolinate synthase NadA produces MRDKVLQLAKEKNAVILAHYYQTPDIQEIADFKGDSLALAQKASEVDADIILFAGVHFMAETAKILNPARKVLLPDLAAGCSLAESCPADDFRKFKALHPDHIVISYINCTAEIKTLSDVICTSGNAVQIVESFPKDQKIIFAPDKNLGRYINEVTGRQMVLWDGTCEVHDILSSERIMKMKIENPDATLVAHPECAHPVLLLADFVGSTTAMLDYTKNSASKKFIIATETGILHQMQKDSPDKEFLIVPADETCSCNDCAYMKLNTMEKLYLALKNEQPEIILPDDVMEKAKAPIVRMLDLSRHLIK; encoded by the coding sequence ATGAGAGATAAGGTTCTTCAATTAGCAAAAGAAAAGAATGCAGTTATTCTTGCTCACTACTATCAAACTCCTGACATCCAGGAAATAGCCGATTTTAAAGGTGATAGTCTTGCTCTGGCGCAAAAAGCTTCGGAAGTAGATGCTGACATTATTTTGTTTGCCGGCGTTCATTTTATGGCTGAAACAGCCAAAATTTTAAATCCTGCAAGAAAGGTACTCCTACCCGATTTAGCGGCCGGTTGTTCTCTTGCAGAATCGTGTCCGGCTGACGATTTTCGAAAGTTTAAAGCACTTCACCCCGATCACATTGTAATTTCATATATCAATTGTACTGCCGAAATCAAGACTTTATCAGATGTGATCTGCACGTCGGGAAATGCAGTTCAAATCGTTGAATCCTTTCCAAAAGATCAAAAAATTATTTTTGCTCCGGATAAAAATCTTGGGCGATACATTAATGAGGTCACTGGCAGACAAATGGTTCTTTGGGATGGAACCTGCGAAGTTCACGATATTCTTTCTTCAGAAAGAATCATGAAAATGAAAATCGAAAATCCTGACGCTACACTTGTTGCTCACCCGGAATGCGCACATCCGGTATTGTTACTTGCCGATTTTGTTGGCTCAACCACAGCAATGTTAGATTACACCAAAAACAGTGCGTCCAAAAAATTCATTATAGCTACTGAAACAGGCATTCTTCATCAGATGCAAAAAGATTCTCCTGACAAAGAATTTTTAATTGTGCCTGCAGATGAGACATGTTCTTGTAATGATTGTGCTTATATGAAACTAAACACAATGGAGAAGTTATACTTGGCATTAAAAAACGAACAACCTGAAATCATCTTACCCGATGATGTAATGGAAAAAGCAAAAGCACCAATTGTTCGAATGCTTGATTTATCAAGACACCTGATTAAATAG
- a CDS encoding carboxypeptidase-like regulatory domain-containing protein, with protein MKTKIRFYFGIILSAFLFFSFSNAMAAEGNNVKNEKAKVQQVIDTLKYNVYKGKIQDNKTNEPLMFATIAVKGVNVATVSNSDGEFLLKIAKDLPVSKIEITYIGYKNLEVPISSLKEKKNILKLESVTIPLDQINIYPLDPLFLVKSILAKVGQNYPKGPNMMKGFYRETIKKNRTYVAISEAVVNVHKAGYKQLKDDQIQIYKGRKSQDVKKMDTLLFKLQGGPHTSLLLDVVKNPYNLLSEDFIENYNFSIKSITKINDKIHYVIEFKQKENIDIPLYYGLLFIESTNLALSSAKFSLNLSNEDEASRMFIKRKPVGVKVTPTSADYLVNYTEKDGKWYFNYARGEINFKCNWKRKLFNTNYSAMTEIAITDRDEQNVVRFRGDEKFRANQIMVEEVNNFADANFWGEYNTIEPDQSIESAIRKLKRKAKQ; from the coding sequence ATGAAAACAAAAATTAGATTTTATTTCGGAATCATTCTTTCTGCATTTTTGTTTTTCTCTTTCAGCAATGCAATGGCCGCGGAGGGAAATAATGTTAAGAATGAAAAAGCCAAAGTACAACAGGTAATTGACACCTTAAAATACAATGTTTACAAAGGGAAAATTCAAGATAACAAAACGAATGAACCTCTTATGTTTGCAACTATTGCTGTTAAAGGTGTTAATGTTGCAACAGTATCGAACAGCGATGGTGAATTTCTATTGAAAATTGCTAAAGATCTTCCTGTCAGCAAGATTGAAATCACCTATATTGGATACAAAAATCTCGAAGTCCCCATTTCTTCATTAAAGGAAAAGAAAAATATTTTAAAACTGGAATCTGTAACTATTCCTTTAGACCAAATTAACATTTATCCATTAGATCCTCTGTTTTTAGTAAAAAGTATTTTGGCTAAAGTAGGTCAAAACTACCCTAAAGGCCCAAATATGATGAAGGGGTTTTATCGTGAGACAATTAAGAAAAACAGAACTTATGTCGCTATATCCGAAGCTGTTGTAAACGTTCATAAAGCAGGATACAAACAATTAAAAGATGATCAGATTCAAATTTACAAAGGACGTAAAAGTCAGGATGTAAAGAAAATGGATACATTGTTGTTTAAATTACAAGGCGGACCGCACACATCACTACTTTTAGATGTGGTGAAAAACCCTTACAATCTGCTTTCCGAAGACTTCATCGAAAACTATAATTTTTCAATCAAATCAATCACTAAAATTAATGACAAGATTCATTACGTAATTGAGTTTAAACAAAAAGAAAATATAGATATTCCATTGTATTACGGATTGCTGTTTATCGAATCAACAAATTTAGCCTTGTCAAGTGCAAAGTTTAGTTTAAACCTAAGTAATGAAGATGAAGCCAGTCGAATGTTCATTAAACGCAAACCGGTAGGTGTAAAAGTAACTCCAACCTCAGCCGATTACTTGGTTAACTATACTGAAAAAGACGGCAAATGGTATTTCAATTATGCCAGAGGTGAAATTAATTTTAAATGCAACTGGAAACGTAAACTATTCAACACCAATTATAGTGCAATGACTGAAATTGCAATTACCGACCGTGACGAACAGAATGTTGTGCGCTTTAGAGGTGATGAGAAATTTAGAGCAAATCAAATAATGGTTGAAGAGGTAAACAACTTTGCTGATGCTAATTTTTGGGGGGAATACAATACTATTGAACCCGACCAATCTATCGAATCGGCAATTCGAAAATTGAAGAGAAAAGCCAAACAATAA
- a CDS encoding RNA polymerase sigma-70 factor: MKNPNLESIKSFLKYGRDTKMPEDTNTILKHIQRGNLQEFEKLFRAYYPLLCHYALRFVKDTDQAEEIVQELFCQLWENRKDLKIHTSLKAYLYKATYFNSLQVLRKRGVKTQYEEYIKNNKQESSLPIDSVEEKEIYNIVQKTLTNLPERCSKIFKMSRFEGLKYQEIADKLSISVKTVEANMGKALKAFRKNLKDYVGIIVL; the protein is encoded by the coding sequence TTGAAAAATCCTAACTTAGAAAGTATTAAAAGCTTTTTAAAATACGGAAGAGATACGAAAATGCCGGAAGATACAAATACTATACTTAAGCACATACAAAGAGGTAATTTACAGGAGTTTGAAAAGTTATTCAGAGCATATTACCCTTTACTATGTCATTACGCTCTACGATTTGTAAAAGATACAGATCAGGCTGAAGAAATTGTTCAGGAATTGTTTTGTCAATTATGGGAAAACAGAAAAGATTTAAAAATACACACCTCATTAAAAGCATACCTTTATAAAGCAACTTATTTTAATAGTTTACAGGTTTTGCGTAAAAGAGGCGTAAAAACGCAGTACGAAGAATACATTAAAAACAACAAACAGGAAAGCTCATTACCAATAGATTCGGTTGAAGAAAAAGAAATTTACAACATTGTTCAAAAAACTCTGACAAATTTACCCGAACGCTGCAGTAAAATATTTAAAATGAGTAGGTTTGAAGGCTTAAAATACCAGGAGATTGCCGATAAATTATCAATTTCGGTTAAGACTGTTGAAGCAAATATGGGAAAGGCATTAAAAGCCTTCCGGAAAAATTTAAAGGATTACGTTGGAATTATTGTGCTATAA